The proteins below are encoded in one region of Ferroplasma acidiphilum:
- a CDS encoding helix-turn-helix domain-containing protein — MFVRCCMQILYSFKYENCFASKLINDFKIRIKIVEQEFRDKYIYETLSLYSESEDILKKTIDYLENYKHSEDVTIVEKGANFVTLNVVAKSCPLVEVMKKKLMNSDSKIKLERIDYSGNLFWELNVSNYNKIRHIDDTLREIYDIKDSNIKTFNGRRISIKSEYILKEAFERGYFDVPKKIGLKELSSTLDIPPTTLDLLLRRQLRQVIQQTIK; from the coding sequence ATGTTTGTTCGATGTTGCATGCAAATATTATACTCATTTAAATACGAAAATTGTTTTGCTTCAAAACTTATAAATGACTTTAAGATCAGAATCAAAATAGTTGAGCAGGAATTTCGCGACAAATATATCTATGAAACATTATCATTATATTCAGAATCTGAAGATATTCTCAAAAAAACAATTGATTACCTTGAAAACTATAAACATTCAGAAGATGTGACTATCGTAGAGAAAGGCGCCAATTTTGTAACGCTTAACGTTGTTGCTAAAAGCTGCCCGCTTGTCGAAGTTATGAAGAAAAAGTTAATGAATTCAGATAGTAAAATTAAACTTGAACGGATAGACTACTCCGGCAACCTATTCTGGGAATTAAATGTTAGCAATTACAATAAAATCAGGCATATTGACGATACCTTAAGGGAAATATACGATATAAAAGATAGTAATATAAAGACCTTCAATGGTAGGCGTATAAGCATTAAATCGGAGTATATTTTAAAAGAAGCATTCGAAAGGGGATATTTTGATGTTCCGAAAAAGATAGGATTAAAAGAGTTGTCATCTACGCTTGATATCCCACCAACTACGCTTGATTTATTATTAAGAAGGCAGTTAAGGCAGGTTATACAACAAACAATAAAATAA
- a CDS encoding 4Fe-4S binding protein encodes MVTYIIFVFSYILKHKNDISFLRIAAIGIFTAMMASMLDAFLLYITTVHNFLDTGLAFTFGMILMSQPIVAVFVGVMHGGLDRKGLTKANATAFTGLIIWNEVSMGLFLFYLFNPTIIHFDYYHAIYSFDFVSALSNGINTIYFIVPMSIEMFALFLVYKPKGMHRYAAISIFTMDLFAPTLLGNDKFVFIGGVGETAIMIIFMIIFFEFIAKHKLILPKDDAYHIKMIFIDYLLMGIGTFIGTIILKPFGFAWIFFAVAILFGMWYYFSSMFSVKTPSINVTKTENNVVIKRKKIINKPARLIFFVLVASFVSELFMAGSMDFATYNYLPFFRAIDTLPSFHGVSVAGFYAHDVLREFVSPFVPASTGTYNFLMFYGMVGGVYKFTPVSTFIEILYIIGYITDSPTFLIIMGTEMIALVIARMRVLKDRGKKINLAFAITAYILYTTVGPNFLNPLYYNKLPFWANTGAQAALYPYLVIPLLGSYALYAFLALLFGRRSYCSTLCPSAVMYGGTLGQAMGRYNWEAKPSRKMRSSHFTDSILFIASGAWIWAILASLFSYMYTATGSLSFSIYGIDPSVFYSYFIWNILWYVFFFSIPFVGMSPCRKYGWCSTGTLVGFFSVLGFFKLKVKDKNVCRTCETKACATSCEVGISTLPGQFIEKGSFKSVKCVGAGDCKRACPYDNIYFYDVRNFLRERLGTGRKNKDYSSDIVMVKKNSGFKK; translated from the coding sequence ATGGTAACTTACATTATTTTTGTCTTTTCATATATACTCAAGCATAAGAATGATATATCGTTTCTTAGAATCGCAGCAATAGGAATTTTCACAGCCATGATGGCAAGTATGCTGGATGCGTTCCTGCTTTATATAACCACAGTCCACAATTTTCTGGACACGGGGCTGGCATTTACGTTTGGCATGATATTAATGTCACAGCCCATAGTTGCAGTTTTTGTAGGTGTAATGCATGGAGGTTTGGATAGAAAGGGCCTTACAAAGGCAAATGCAACAGCGTTTACTGGCTTAATTATATGGAATGAAGTTTCGATGGGGCTGTTCTTGTTTTACCTGTTTAACCCCACTATAATACATTTCGATTATTATCATGCTATCTATTCATTTGATTTTGTAAGCGCACTTAGCAATGGAATAAACACGATATATTTCATTGTTCCAATGAGTATAGAAATGTTTGCCCTTTTCCTTGTATACAAGCCAAAGGGTATGCACAGATATGCTGCAATATCTATATTCACCATGGATCTTTTCGCACCAACGCTTCTGGGTAATGATAAATTCGTCTTTATAGGAGGTGTTGGGGAAACGGCTATCATGATAATATTTATGATTATATTTTTTGAGTTCATAGCAAAACACAAACTCATTTTACCCAAAGATGATGCGTATCATATTAAGATGATATTCATTGATTATCTCTTAATGGGTATCGGCACCTTCATCGGAACTATAATCTTGAAACCTTTCGGGTTTGCCTGGATATTCTTTGCAGTGGCAATACTGTTTGGCATGTGGTATTACTTTAGCAGTATGTTTTCTGTGAAAACGCCATCTATTAACGTGACAAAAACAGAGAATAATGTCGTAATTAAAAGGAAAAAGATAATTAATAAACCAGCCAGATTAATATTTTTTGTGCTTGTTGCATCCTTTGTATCAGAATTGTTTATGGCGGGTTCAATGGATTTTGCAACGTACAATTACCTCCCATTTTTCAGGGCAATAGACACATTGCCATCATTTCATGGAGTATCTGTGGCGGGCTTTTATGCGCATGATGTTTTAAGAGAGTTTGTTTCACCATTTGTGCCTGCATCTACCGGGACTTATAATTTTTTGATGTTTTATGGAATGGTGGGTGGTGTTTATAAATTTACACCGGTATCCACATTTATTGAAATTCTTTACATAATAGGTTACATAACGGATTCACCAACATTTCTTATAATTATGGGAACGGAAATGATAGCTCTTGTTATAGCCCGGATGAGAGTTTTAAAGGATAGAGGAAAGAAAATAAATCTGGCCTTTGCCATAACAGCATATATTCTCTATACGACAGTGGGGCCTAATTTTTTAAACCCCCTATATTATAATAAACTCCCATTCTGGGCCAATACTGGAGCACAGGCTGCACTATACCCTTACCTTGTTATACCACTTCTGGGTTCATATGCATTATATGCATTCCTTGCCCTCCTTTTCGGCAGGAGGTCCTATTGTTCAACCTTATGCCCATCAGCAGTAATGTATGGTGGAACACTCGGGCAGGCAATGGGGAGGTATAACTGGGAAGCAAAACCCAGCCGCAAAATGAGATCAAGCCATTTTACCGATTCAATACTGTTTATAGCCAGTGGGGCATGGATATGGGCTATCCTGGCATCCCTATTCTCATATATGTATACGGCAACTGGGAGCCTTAGTTTTAGCATTTATGGAATAGATCCATCCGTGTTTTATTCCTATTTTATATGGAATATTCTGTGGTATGTATTCTTCTTTTCCATCCCGTTTGTGGGTATGAGCCCATGCAGAAAGTATGGGTGGTGCTCCACAGGTACGCTGGTTGGTTTCTTCAGTGTACTGGGTTTCTTCAAACTTAAAGTAAAGGACAAAAATGTTTGCAGAACCTGTGAAACAAAGGCATGTGCCACTTCCTGTGAGGTTGGAATATCTACTTTGCCTGGCCAGTTTATAGAGAAAGGGTCGTTTAAAAGTGTTAAATGTGTTGGAGCTGGAGATTGCAAGAGAGCATGCCCATACGACAATATATACTTTTATGATGTCAGAAATTTTCTTAGAGAGAGATTAGGAACAGGGAGAAAAAATAAAGATTATAGTAGTGATATCGTAATGGTAAAGAAAAATTCGGGGTTTAAAAAATAA
- a CDS encoding DUF357 domain-containing protein — protein sequence MELKEKVEKYFEIEKAALDKIRIIAPVDSYIYGIAKDHMDMVLNYYNDAKYFYSKNDFINAFAALNYSYGWIDSAIRIGLFDGNSDHRLFTHFK from the coding sequence ATGGAATTGAAGGAAAAGGTTGAGAAATATTTTGAAATTGAAAAAGCTGCACTTGACAAGATCCGTATAATAGCTCCTGTAGACTCATACATATACGGAATAGCCAAAGATCATATGGACATGGTTTTAAATTATTATAATGATGCAAAATACTTCTACAGCAAAAATGATTTTATTAACGCCTTTGCGGCTCTTAATTATTCATATGGGTGGATAGATTCGGCAATCCGCATAGGGCTGTTCGATGGAAACTCAGATCACAGGCTCTTCACTCATTTTAAATAA
- a CDS encoding MFS transporter, whose translation MQNNIINGAICGYMMRAFDKNQFRILSLVSVTIGLRTLGLFMVLPIFTLYGEKFTGSYLLIGTALGAYGITMALFQTSLGRLSDRYGRKLIISIGIATFIIGNLICADPINIYGLILGRLVEGAGAVSSAGIALVHESVPVNRRNISDAIIGVAIGLSFMLGVIVGPLLATIFNYSSIFVIAAIIGAISFIPLWKVKETKKEKMFKIKAHIDSKLAVISIISFFIYFYMIVFYLYLPVFSLKYFPVSRFYEFLIPVVFIAGIIGLAIARPADKNKTVLFSLVSLIVLLISVPLFFLNTHVTDVTYFALSVAGFYSGYIISETVFPTLITRLAPKNSYGGNLGFYTSMQHAGVFFGAVVGGLLIIKVNHDIPIMIIIFTLFVFSIVLLYFITQFREIYLSNNVE comes from the coding sequence ATGCAAAATAATATAATAAATGGCGCTATTTGTGGATACATGATGCGCGCTTTTGATAAGAATCAATTTAGAATCCTTTCACTCGTTTCAGTTACAATTGGGTTGAGAACACTGGGATTATTTATGGTATTGCCTATATTTACATTATATGGAGAAAAATTCACAGGATCATACTTATTAATTGGAACAGCACTAGGAGCTTACGGCATCACAATGGCTTTATTCCAGACTTCCCTTGGGCGGCTTTCTGATAGGTATGGCAGGAAGTTAATTATCTCTATAGGAATTGCGACATTTATTATAGGCAATCTTATATGTGCTGATCCGATCAATATTTATGGCCTCATACTGGGAAGGCTTGTAGAGGGGGCAGGAGCAGTAAGTTCTGCAGGAATTGCCCTTGTACATGAAAGCGTTCCTGTAAACAGGCGGAACATATCAGATGCAATTATAGGAGTTGCAATCGGGTTATCATTTATGCTTGGGGTTATAGTAGGGCCTTTGCTTGCAACTATTTTCAATTATTCTTCAATTTTTGTTATAGCGGCTATCATAGGTGCCATATCTTTTATCCCTCTATGGAAAGTTAAAGAAACAAAGAAGGAAAAAATGTTTAAAATAAAGGCGCACATAGATTCAAAATTGGCAGTTATATCAATAATCAGTTTTTTCATTTATTTTTATATGATTGTGTTTTATCTTTATCTTCCAGTATTTTCATTGAAGTATTTCCCTGTTAGTAGATTCTATGAATTCCTTATTCCTGTAGTTTTCATTGCTGGTATAATAGGGCTTGCTATAGCAAGGCCGGCAGATAAAAATAAAACAGTGCTATTTTCACTTGTATCGCTCATTGTGTTACTGATAAGCGTGCCGTTGTTCTTCCTTAATACGCACGTAACTGATGTTACATACTTCGCTTTAAGTGTTGCAGGCTTCTATTCCGGGTATATAATTAGTGAAACAGTTTTTCCAACACTTATAACCAGATTGGCTCCGAAAAACAGCTACGGTGGGAACCTTGGATTTTATACCTCAATGCAACATGCTGGTGTGTTCTTCGGTGCAGTTGTAGGTGGATTGCTTATAATCAAGGTCAATCATGATATACCTATAATGATTATTATCTTTACACTATTCGTATTTAGCATAGTACTGCTTTACTTTATTACGCAATTCAGGGAGATATATTTGAGCAACAATGTGGAATAG
- a CDS encoding DUF929 family protein, with product MTEERKNNRKLLAFFIVFFVVIAFLAIYGAEHYDAHDETIELEQYCKVSDSDLIKDNTSTFVYYITWDGSPTGDAGSWAVYDFLNSTGFNMTGKFIETQSMSGYQYNNTPGLIFNTSYTYSVTYDHRNTIIVPVYLYGENLSKNTTPEAGLKALKADVPPSVYSVIKGYTTEAIVNGPCMPSDNISSIPHINSVTLITGPSGAYLLNGYIVKPDYGNATPEKVLQDVNQNIHDYGINTGMEGLEATIKDVR from the coding sequence ATGACCGAAGAGAGAAAAAATAACAGAAAATTACTGGCATTTTTTATCGTATTTTTTGTTGTAATAGCATTTCTTGCTATTTATGGGGCGGAACATTATGATGCTCATGACGAAACTATAGAACTAGAACAATATTGTAAAGTTTCAGACAGCGACCTGATTAAAGATAATACCAGCACGTTTGTTTACTATATTACCTGGGATGGAAGCCCTACAGGGGACGCAGGTTCATGGGCCGTGTATGATTTCCTTAATAGTACCGGGTTTAATATGACTGGGAAATTCATTGAAACTCAATCCATGAGTGGTTACCAGTACAATAATACTCCCGGGCTTATCTTTAATACCAGCTATACGTATAGCGTTACATATGATCATAGAAACACCATCATAGTTCCAGTATATCTTTATGGAGAAAATTTATCAAAGAATACTACACCTGAAGCTGGCTTAAAAGCTTTAAAGGCAGATGTTCCTCCATCTGTATACAGCGTAATAAAAGGATATACTACAGAGGCAATAGTTAATGGGCCATGTATGCCTAGTGATAATATCAGCAGTATACCACATATAAACTCAGTTACCCTTATTACTGGACCATCCGGAGCATACCTTTTGAATGGATATATAGTTAAGCCTGATTATGGGAATGCCACACCAGAAAAAGTACTACAAGATGTAAATCAGAATATTCATGATTATGGAATAAATACGGGCATGGAAGGTTTGGAAGCAACTATCAAAGATGTCAGGTGA
- a CDS encoding cytochrome c oxidase subunit I — MEAESNDQIYERNNKIYNSVRGWIFTTNHKQVGLLYILTSLVFFIGGGVLALLMRVQLAIPRYDLVHYGLFSGRFLDALQYNQLVTIHGLTMLIWFLGPLGFGFGIYLVPLALGSRDMIFPRINALGYWLYLFSGILLWIGFFLPGGNLDTGWTVYQPLSSFKFTPYLGADTAAAAVVVRSLGTIIASSEVIATVFKARARGFRLMNMPLFVWAVLWVSMISWYVFPEIGAMFFTLVVSNVLGLSGFISTYGGALMWENLFWYFGHPEVYLLLLPGTGAMFDYLSNLGHRAPYLKKWMIAAMGAISVDSVMVFLHHTFMTGIVFAWLMATSVFTETISIPTGMLIVGLIATLLGAKHKFQTPILFALAASTSFMIGGITGVTQSSLAIDTIVHGDYYVVAHFHYFMVGVAVMGLMGNLYYYFPKFTGKMYSETWGRIHWAIAYIGVNVLYFPMFFLYDLPRRVYTYPAGYGYTIFSEISTAGAFIFGLSFLIMFANFAYSMKKHAPLTDQNSYKATAGFVWFTSNPPKYYNFDYEPYVGGEDHRDLLLDKNNPIKPPKVELSTRPLLIGVGVVLAFIGAAVTLMGYKPYAFGPAYAYLGYGIIAFAAAIFLWGTIGWMYDDFKLRSPNVPPMYKKEPVMKGFNNTRLGMLMFLAGNMIWMATFYGMVEWLKLQSASPYVDGNDPTTWFFPTMATVYIVISIVAIGIAALLAWGSTYGAIRKERNKSANYMTAGVVLAVISLITSLLSLIVINSYPALRYGAATANNPIASMYWLISLMDLLFSIGVIAVMINYVVHLKRGKKILWGRTATRADVVMWFVAFVFLTGIFTTIAFVV; from the coding sequence ATGGAAGCTGAAAGTAACGACCAGATTTATGAAAGAAATAACAAAATATACAATTCAGTCAGAGGCTGGATTTTTACTACGAATCATAAACAAGTTGGACTGCTGTATATACTTACATCTTTGGTTTTCTTTATAGGTGGTGGAGTGCTGGCTCTTTTAATGAGGGTTCAGCTCGCTATACCCAGATATGATCTTGTGCACTATGGATTATTTTCAGGAAGATTCTTGGATGCGTTGCAGTATAACCAGCTTGTAACTATACATGGTTTGACGATGTTAATATGGTTTTTGGGGCCACTTGGATTCGGTTTTGGTATATATCTGGTCCCACTGGCTCTTGGCTCAAGGGATATGATATTCCCGAGGATTAATGCCCTTGGCTACTGGCTTTATCTGTTTAGCGGTATTCTCCTCTGGATAGGTTTCTTCCTGCCAGGAGGAAACCTTGATACCGGATGGACAGTGTATCAGCCATTATCATCTTTTAAATTCACACCGTACTTAGGGGCAGATACTGCAGCAGCCGCTGTGGTTGTAAGGAGCCTTGGGACAATAATTGCGTCGTCGGAGGTAATTGCCACGGTTTTCAAGGCAAGGGCCCGTGGCTTCAGATTAATGAATATGCCCCTATTTGTATGGGCAGTTCTATGGGTATCCATGATATCATGGTATGTGTTCCCTGAAATCGGCGCAATGTTCTTTACCCTCGTTGTATCTAATGTTCTTGGACTTAGTGGCTTCATATCCACTTATGGCGGTGCTTTGATGTGGGAAAACCTGTTCTGGTATTTCGGGCACCCGGAAGTGTATTTACTATTATTGCCAGGTACCGGAGCAATGTTCGATTATCTATCTAATCTTGGTCATAGGGCACCCTACCTGAAGAAATGGATGATAGCTGCCATGGGTGCAATTTCTGTCGATAGCGTAATGGTGTTCCTACACCACACATTCATGACTGGAATAGTATTTGCATGGTTAATGGCAACTAGTGTATTTACAGAGACAATCTCAATACCAACTGGAATGCTTATAGTGGGATTAATAGCAACGCTATTGGGAGCTAAGCATAAATTCCAGACACCCATACTATTTGCACTTGCGGCTTCAACATCCTTTATGATCGGCGGAATTACCGGTGTAACGCAATCTTCACTTGCAATTGACACAATTGTGCATGGAGATTACTACGTTGTAGCACATTTCCATTACTTCATGGTAGGAGTTGCTGTGATGGGATTAATGGGAAACCTGTATTATTACTTCCCTAAGTTCACTGGAAAAATGTATAGTGAAACATGGGGAAGAATACACTGGGCTATTGCATATATTGGAGTTAATGTACTCTATTTCCCGATGTTCTTCCTTTACGATTTGCCAAGGAGGGTATACACATATCCGGCTGGCTACGGATATACTATATTTAGCGAAATATCAACGGCGGGGGCATTTATTTTCGGTTTATCATTCCTGATAATGTTCGCGAATTTCGCCTATTCTATGAAAAAACATGCACCACTTACAGATCAGAATTCATATAAGGCTACAGCTGGATTTGTATGGTTCACATCAAATCCACCGAAATACTACAATTTCGATTACGAGCCATATGTCGGTGGAGAGGATCACAGAGATCTTCTACTGGATAAAAATAATCCGATAAAACCACCAAAGGTGGAACTTTCTACGAGGCCATTATTAATTGGAGTGGGAGTAGTTCTAGCATTCATCGGTGCAGCTGTTACTCTTATGGGATACAAGCCATACGCCTTTGGTCCTGCATATGCTTACCTTGGATATGGAATAATAGCATTTGCAGCAGCTATATTCCTGTGGGGCACCATAGGATGGATGTATGATGACTTCAAACTGAGATCACCGAATGTACCTCCTATGTACAAGAAAGAGCCTGTAATGAAAGGATTTAACAATACAAGGCTAGGTATGCTTATGTTTCTTGCAGGCAACATGATATGGATGGCGACTTTCTATGGGATGGTTGAATGGCTTAAATTGCAGTCCGCATCACCATATGTGGATGGCAATGATCCTACTACCTGGTTCTTCCCGACCATGGCAACAGTATACATAGTAATTTCCATAGTTGCAATAGGAATAGCAGCTTTGCTAGCATGGGGTTCTACATATGGAGCAATAAGAAAGGAACGCAATAAAAGCGCCAATTATATGACTGCAGGTGTTGTATTAGCAGTGATATCACTGATAACATCATTGCTTTCCCTAATAGTAATTAATTCGTATCCGGCATTAAGGTATGGTGCTGCAACGGCGAATAATCCTATAGCATCAATGTACTGGCTAATTTCCCTTATGGACCTGCTATTCTCTATAGGTGTGATAGCCGTGATGATAAATTACGTAGTACATCTAAAGAGGGGAAAGAAGATACTTTGGGGAAGAACCGCAACAAGGGCGGATGTCGTGATGTGGTTTGTTGCGTTTGTGTTCCTAACAGGTATCTTTACTACTATAGCTTTTGTGGTATGA
- a CDS encoding cytochrome C oxidase assembly protein: MNVILYYYFVFQVILAFGIVIVGGTVEGYGYGLSLGTKWPYTKDMPLKAKAGDPEVWHRILATLLGVDAVIMVVLIHGALEITGLILVVLTALLGMATLYTLAGKAPSVVQGLHDILAYSTALTYLLIIYPVAGNVLDLVIHNIPLYFFFAVIYMGGMTTGERGYQKAIGYFKIPKTRAQWIWTIHGLAVLLFLFTLILFFFTYNVALIIIGVQIIVGIIVFISVNKSASRPGFIIPMHQFFTILIVLSIVFQLSIFK; the protein is encoded by the coding sequence ATGAATGTGATTTTATACTATTATTTTGTATTTCAGGTAATTCTTGCATTTGGAATAGTTATAGTTGGCGGAACTGTAGAGGGATATGGGTATGGATTATCACTCGGGACAAAGTGGCCATATACCAAAGATATGCCTCTGAAAGCGAAGGCAGGTGACCCTGAAGTATGGCATAGGATACTGGCCACATTGCTCGGGGTTGACGCTGTGATTATGGTTGTGCTTATACATGGGGCACTGGAAATTACAGGGCTAATTCTTGTAGTATTAACAGCGCTCCTGGGGATGGCAACATTGTATACCCTTGCTGGCAAAGCACCATCAGTTGTTCAGGGCCTTCATGACATACTGGCCTACTCAACAGCATTAACTTACCTGTTGATAATATATCCTGTAGCTGGAAATGTGCTGGATCTTGTGATCCATAACATTCCATTATACTTTTTCTTTGCAGTAATTTACATGGGGGGAATGACAACAGGCGAGCGTGGATATCAAAAAGCAATCGGGTATTTCAAAATACCTAAAACAAGGGCACAATGGATATGGACTATACACGGGCTGGCGGTATTGTTATTCCTATTTACCCTGATATTATTCTTCTTCACTTACAACGTTGCTTTAATAATAATAGGAGTACAGATTATAGTGGGAATAATTGTTTTCATATCGGTAAACAAATCAGCATCGAGGCCGGGATTTATAATTCCTATGCATCAGTTTTTTACAATATTGATTGTTCTTTCAATAGTATTCCAGCTAAGTATTTTTAAATAA
- the eif2g gene encoding translation initiation factor IF-2 subunit gamma, translating into MEQPSVNIGMVGHVDHGKSTLTFALTGKKTDVHSEEVKRGISIKLGYADTPIYRCTDETGKEFYSNKKNSDNCQLSRVISIVDAPGHETLMATMLAGSAIMNGAILVIAANEECPQPQTREHLTALEIMGIKEIIVVQNKIDLVTRERAMESYKEIKDFLKGSIAENAPVIPVSAYHNTNIDVVFEAIEKIIKTPPFNDNDAPMMYIARSFDINKPGTKPSKLKGGVLGGALIRGKLTVGDEIEIAPGVQITKGNKTTWDNVTTKITSLMAGSSSYESILPGGLAAVGTELDPFLTKGDSFTGRIIGLKGNVPKTVFNMEMDIHLLNRVVGFDEEVNVEPLKSNEMIMLTVGTANTIGTVTSIKDKRVGVSLKYPVAASINDRMAIGRRISNRWRLIGYGSILTIY; encoded by the coding sequence ATGGAGCAGCCATCTGTTAATATAGGTATGGTTGGTCATGTTGACCATGGAAAAAGCACCCTGACTTTTGCTTTAACCGGCAAAAAAACAGATGTGCATTCTGAGGAAGTTAAGCGTGGGATATCAATTAAACTTGGATACGCTGATACACCCATATACAGGTGCACAGATGAAACAGGAAAAGAATTTTACAGCAATAAGAAAAATTCTGATAATTGCCAGCTTTCCCGCGTAATATCGATTGTGGATGCACCTGGCCATGAAACATTAATGGCTACAATGCTCGCAGGTTCTGCCATCATGAACGGTGCTATCCTTGTAATAGCAGCAAATGAAGAATGCCCACAACCACAGACAAGGGAACATTTAACTGCCCTGGAAATAATGGGAATAAAGGAAATCATAGTTGTACAGAATAAAATTGACCTTGTAACCAGAGAAAGGGCTATGGAAAGCTACAAGGAAATAAAGGATTTTCTTAAGGGCAGCATTGCAGAAAATGCACCGGTTATCCCTGTAAGTGCATATCATAACACAAATATTGACGTAGTTTTTGAAGCCATAGAGAAAATAATTAAAACTCCACCATTCAATGATAATGATGCACCTATGATGTATATAGCCCGCTCATTTGATATTAACAAACCGGGAACCAAACCCTCAAAATTGAAAGGGGGCGTACTCGGCGGTGCTTTAATTAGAGGCAAACTTACAGTAGGAGATGAAATTGAAATTGCTCCGGGAGTTCAGATTACTAAAGGAAATAAAACTACATGGGATAATGTCACAACAAAAATTACGTCCTTGATGGCAGGTTCGTCTTCATATGAATCTATTTTGCCAGGTGGATTGGCAGCAGTTGGAACTGAACTTGACCCATTCCTTACAAAAGGAGATTCATTTACAGGCAGAATAATCGGATTAAAGGGCAATGTTCCGAAAACCGTATTTAACATGGAGATGGATATACATCTGCTTAACCGTGTTGTCGGCTTTGACGAAGAAGTTAATGTTGAACCATTAAAATCAAATGAAATGATCATGTTAACTGTAGGGACTGCAAATACAATAGGAACTGTGACTTCAATTAAAGACAAACGTGTCGGTGTCTCATTGAAATATCCCGTAGCTGCCAGTATAAATGACCGAATGGCGATAGGAAGGCGTATATCCAACAGATGGAGACTTATTGGATACGGCTCTATACTGACTATATATTAA
- a CDS encoding DNA recombination protein RmuC: MFFVLVIGIIAGFISGFALAIVIYSMINRKMSGNVEDKLKASMHEFIESESRNLLNTGTIAFKNALEIERSERENTGLKLNGLIEPLKDSLKTYQTYIENIERERKSESGALKDNLDTLSRKITDLEHDTIKLSGALKNPSIRGKWGEITLRRTVEIAGMTPYCDFIEQAVSEDRLTKPDMIIKLPNRRTIVVDSKVPLSGYFEHMNGEEDKTFLDKYMLAFNSHVRDLASKKYWEKFDGSVDFVVMFLPMESLLSLVMSNKPEIIEDAISKKVIIATPVTLISLLLTVHMGWKDINTVENFNGLIAKIKEFYNNMQTFVGDLNETSKNLSKSIDSFNRMTRDIKNKLEPVIENLIKTDVANNGANMDLHGVEKSPDDYDSYLK; encoded by the coding sequence ATGTTTTTTGTGCTTGTAATAGGAATTATTGCAGGATTCATTTCTGGATTTGCACTTGCTATAGTAATATACTCAATGATAAATAGAAAAATGTCCGGCAATGTTGAGGATAAGTTAAAAGCTTCCATGCATGAATTTATTGAATCTGAGAGCAGGAACCTTCTGAATACCGGCACAATTGCTTTTAAAAATGCACTGGAAATTGAGAGGAGCGAGCGTGAAAATACCGGATTAAAATTGAATGGCCTGATAGAGCCATTAAAAGATTCTTTGAAAACCTACCAGACATACATAGAGAATATAGAGCGTGAACGCAAATCCGAATCAGGTGCATTGAAAGATAATCTGGATACACTATCACGGAAAATAACAGACCTTGAACATGATACTATAAAATTATCAGGCGCCCTCAAAAATCCGTCTATAAGAGGCAAATGGGGTGAGATCACATTAAGGCGAACCGTAGAGATAGCAGGCATGACGCCATATTGTGATTTTATCGAACAGGCAGTTTCTGAAGACCGGTTAACTAAGCCAGACATGATTATAAAGCTCCCAAACCGCAGAACAATAGTTGTTGATTCAAAGGTCCCCCTATCCGGATATTTTGAACATATGAATGGTGAAGAGGACAAAACTTTCCTGGATAAGTATATGCTTGCTTTCAATAGCCATGTGAGGGACCTTGCATCAAAAAAATACTGGGAAAAATTCGATGGGTCTGTTGATTTTGTCGTTATGTTTCTCCCCATGGAATCATTGTTAAGCCTTGTTATGTCAAATAAACCGGAAATTATAGAAGATGCAATATCAAAGAAGGTAATTATAGCAACGCCGGTAACATTGATATCTCTATTGCTTACCGTGCACATGGGATGGAAAGACATCAATACTGTGGAAAATTTTAATGGCCTGATAGCAAAAATCAAGGAGTTTTACAACAATATGCAAACCTTTGTGGGAGATTTAAATGAAACATCAAAAAACCTTTCAAAATCAATAGATTCATTCAATAGGATGACAAGGGATATTAAAAATAAGCTTGAACCGGTTATTGAGAATTTAATAAAGACAGATGTGGCAAATAACGGTGCAAATATGGATTTGCATGGAGTTGAGAAAAGTCCAGATGACTATGATAGTTATTTAAAATGA